The Takifugu flavidus isolate HTHZ2018 chromosome 21, ASM371156v2, whole genome shotgun sequence genome has a window encoding:
- the c21h18orf21 gene encoding UPF0711 protein C18orf21 homolog, with translation MKSPQQDKSKTFLLDASLLYKDTCPELSRYLLQWSETSKETPNPTRSSSSLGAAPVCPNCYQWLQPDNHRVRLRPKPRPSLRVQRILRRKAHSKRLSLAQKNLLHRFQKASSALMATCHTCNTTFRHKGANRAFIASLSTPGSAGKRPKTPQSTGRASMNTPRTPGRDKTPVQTPRSSTSSTPGSGSSSTKPPSKSKNWVVQRLSKILTRDDTQGSKKGGLKDFLSSL, from the exons atgaaatctCCCCAGCAAGATAAATCGAAGACGTTTCTCCTAGACGCCTCGTTGCTTTATAAGGATACGTGTCCGGAACTATCACGGTACCTCCT GCAATGGTCGGAAACATCGAAAG AAACACCAAACCCCACACGGTCCAGTTCCTCGCTCGGCGCCGCTCCGGTCTGCCCAAACTGCTATCAGTGGCTGCAGCCCGACAACCACCGTGTACGGCTGAGGCCCAAGCCACGCCCCTCGCTGCGCGTGCAGCGCATCCTTCGCAGGAAGGCCCACAGCAAACGCCTCAGCCTGGCGCAGAAAAATCTGTTGCACCGCTTCCAAAAGGCTTCATCAGCACTG ATGGCCACCTGTCACACTTGCAACACAACATTCAGACACAAAGGAGCAAACAGGGCCTTTATAGCTTCTCTCAGCACACCGGGGAGCGCTGGCAAACGCCCAAAGACCCCTCAATCTACCGGCAGAGCCAGCATGAACACCCCTAGGACCCCCGGAAGAGACAAGACTCCTGTTCAAACGCCACG ctcctccacttcctccacccCAGGCTCCGGCTCATCTTCCACCAAGCCCCCCTCCAAGTCTAAAAATTGGGTCGTCCAGCGTCTCAGTAAGATACTCACGCGAGATGATACTCAAGGAAGCAAGAAGGGGGGCTTAAAAGACTTCCTTTCCTCACTTTGA